The Halichondria panicea chromosome 17, odHalPani1.1, whole genome shotgun sequence DNA segment CCCCCCACTCTATCCATTATTGTGCCCCCCACTCTATCCATTATTGTGCCCCCCCACTCTATCCATTATTGTGCCCCCCCCACTCTATCCATTATTATGCCCCCCCACTCTATCCATTATTGTGCCCCCCCCACTCTAGCCATTATTGTGCCCCCCCACTCTATCCATTATTGTGCCCCCCACTCTATCCATTATTGTGCCCCCCCACTCTATCCATTATTGTGCCCCCCCACTCTATCCATTATTATGCCCCCCCACTCTATCCATTATTATGCCCCCCCACTCTATCCATTATtgtgcccccccccactcTAGCCATTATTGTGCCCCCCCCACTCTAGCCATTATTGTGCCCCCCCACTCTAGCCATTATTGTGCCCCCCCCTCTAGTTTCCCACCCCTCATCGCATCATCCTCTCTGGGTCACCAATGCAAAACAACCTTCGAGAGTTGTGGTCTTTGTTTGATTTCGTGTTCCCTGGCAAGTTGGGCACTCTGCCAGTGTTCCTGGAGCAGTTCTCAGTGCCCATCATCATGGGAGGCTATGTCAATGCCACTGAGGTACAGGTACAGACTGCATACAGGTGCGTACAATCACTATATTGAGACTcactctgtaactagagtttcTGTAACTCCACAGATGTGCTTGTGTTCTGAGAGACACTATTAATCCTTATCTCTTGCGGAGGATGAAGGCGGACGTCAAGATACAACTACCTGATAAGAATGAACAAGTGTTATTCTGTCACCTGACAGACTATCAACACGAGGTGTACAGTGACTACCTCAAGGGGTCAGAGGTCGAGAGAGCACTGTCCGGGAGGAAACAGgtaaagtgggtgtggtttatgTTGTACGTGTATGTAATTGATAATGTTAACCATGGTAACCATGCTACAACTGCACATGTGTTCTAATATTACTGTACAGGTGTTCTCTGCTCTGACGACACTGCGTAAGCTATGCAATCATCCTGACCTGGTTACCAATGACTACAGCGAGCAGGTGACTCTCAGTGGTGGCaacaaaaagaaaaaaaaagcATCTCAAATTGCAGACACCCCCAAAGCCAACATCAAAAGTAAACATTTCCCAAATATGGACcccaacccacacacacacacacacacaccctcacacccccaCAGAGCTGCTGCCCGCCCCCTCCAAGAGTGGAGAGGATGTGTATGGCTACTACAAACGCTCTGGCAAGATGATAGTGATTCACTCTCTGCTGCGTCTGTGGCAGGGCCAGGGACACAGAGTGCTCCTCTTCTCGCAGTCTAAGCTCATGTTGGACATATTGGAGAGTTTTGTGTGTACGGAGGGCTACACACACGTGAGGATGGATGGGGGAACACCAGTCGCAGCAAGGCAGCCACTTGTCAACAGGTTTAACCAGGTACACTATAGCACTATCTAGTCATACACAAACAATGCCACGTTTCTTATTTGTttaaacatctttcaacagccttaacttgagtatcgttgatccaatgtaaacatttctgaaagcttagaaagagaccttttaaatgatgtgttgcaatccaaaattttgtcggggccctaatttgtcattttgcggccttggaccatggtctataatccatggtatcgccaaattggcaaatacttttaacTCTCAAAtttgatttttgatgacactATTTGAAGTAttattttctaagctttcagaaaatcttgacgttggatccacggaattcaagttatggcagccaaAAGAATCGCCAAAtcgttgaacatctttcaacagccttaacttgagtatcgttgatccaatgtcaaaaattttttgtgattttctgaaagcttagaaagagaccttttaaatgatgtgttgcaatacaaaattttgtcggggccctaatttgtcatttttcggccttggaccatggggctatttattcatggtatcgccaaattggcaaatacttttaacTCTCAAATTTAATTTTTGATGACACTATTTGAAGTAttattttctaagctttcagaaaatcctaaaaattTGAcgttggatccacagaattcaagttatggcagccaaAAGAATCGCCAAATcattgaacatctttcaacagccttaacttgagtatcgttgatccaatgtcaagattttctgaaagcttagaaagaaatgatgtgttgcaatccaaaattttgtcggagccctaatttgtcattttttggccttggaccatgggttATTGCTCTCAGAAATACCTTTCCAATAATGATATAGGATTCATCAATATTCGTGTTCCTGCTGACGACACGAGTGGGTGGTCTGGGGGTTAATCTGACGGGGGCTAACAGAGTGATCCTGTATGATCCAGACTGGAACCCATCCACTGATACCCAGGCCAGGGAGAGGGCGTGGCGTATTGGACAAACACGTCATGTGACTGTCTATCGTCTCCTCACCTCTGGCACCATCGAGGAGAAGATCTATCACAGGTAGTACTAGTactagtgtgtgggcgtgggtgtgtgtgtgtgtgtgtgtgtgtgtgtgtgtgtgtgtgtgtgggtcaTTGATTATAACTATCTATTCCTTTCAGACAAATCTTCAAACAGTTTCTAACGAATCGAGTGCTCAAAGATCCTCGCCAGCGAAGATTCTTCAAAACTAACGATATCTACGATCTCTTCACGCTTGACTCGACTGCCAAGGACGGTACTACAGAAACCAGCGCCCTATTTGCTGGCacggggtcagaggtcactcCTAAGAAGTCTAGGAAACGAAGTGAAAGGAAGAGCAGTAAAAAAGTGAAAAAAAGGAAAACTTCAGTTTCGAGAAAACGCTCAAGTTGTTCGGCTAAAGATTTGACTACCTCACCAGCTATATTACAGACTGCTAGTGGAGTGTCTACTGGTGAGGTTATGGACATAAGTGGTAGTGGATTGGATGGTGGGTCTGTAGCGGTGGATGAGCCACATGTTCTGACAGCACCAGATGATGACGTTGTGGTTGTAAAAAGAAAGAAGAGAAAGCACAAGAGTCGGAGGGGTGTGGTTGATGGGTGTGAGGTGGAGGGGCTGGAGCACACGTGTGTGTACCAGCCAGGTAGTGGCGATGAGGGGAGCAATCAGAAGCAGGACGACTTTATACTCAAGAAACTATTCAAGAAGACAGGTGAGTGCCAGGTATAGACACattccattgcatgcatggtcaatCCACTAGCAAATGACCTGTACCAATAGTCAAGCTGCtcaatgtacgtacactgaTTGTTCTAAATGTACCATTTGTGTTGTACAATTAGCTAAAATGTACCATAAATTGCTGTGCTTCAACTTAATGTGCTCTACTGGTTCACTGCAGGAGTGCACAGTGCCATGCAGCATGATGTCATCATGAACAGTGCTGATCCTGACTATATGCTAGTGGAGGCTGAGGCTAGTAAGGTTGCCAAGAGTGCAGTCAAGGCAATGAAGGCATCACGTCGGCAATGTCACAACAGTATAAGATGGGGCAGGCCCACCTGGACAGGCAGCTCTGGAGTAGCTGGTGCCCCGGGACTCAGGTTTGCTGCCTCAGCACTTGTCCACTATAGATATAGCGTTCCCATTCAACTGTGTATTGTTGATATTGCTGGTTGTAACCAAAGCAGGAGTAGCCAACCATCACCACAAAGCTGGAGTAGCCATTACTAGCCAACCATCAGTCGgcaccactaattgcattagtatacagtgtgtgtgtgagtgaggtgTTCATGGTTGGCTGCACTTCACTGGCAATCAACCAACTTGAAATCCTCTTGCTAATTACATTTAAACAATTGTTTTTACCTATTCCACTTGTTTACATATTCACCTGTTTACATTCAGCATGTCTACTCATGTGTGCTTGTGGTTGGCGCAGGTTCGGGGATGGTTCTGGAGCCGTGGGTACTCAAGCTAAGAAGGTATTAAGAATCCCAGTATCAATCAATCAGCTCTCTCTCTCCATTCATACAGACACACTTTGATGGTGAGGAAGCTGGTACATCCGTGAGTCAGCCATCACTAAAGGGATCACTTCAAACCTCATCTAGTCTGCTCTTGGCTAAAATGAGATCAAGAAATGCCAACACTGCCATCACAGATAACAGGAGTGATGTCAACAGAGAGGTGCAAGCGTCTGGTCTCCATGGTGGCCAACATAGCGACCTACTCCAGGAAATGAGGGACTTCATAGCCACGCAATGCAAGGTTGATGGACAAGCCTCCACTGCAGAGATTCTGGCCCAGTTTTCATCTCGCTTGCCCCAAGGAGACACTGCTTTATTCCGATCTCTACTCCGTGAAATATGTGACTTTTCAAGACACCTAGGCGATGGATTGTGGTCTCTGAAACCAGAGTTTAGGTAGCGAGTGAACTTTGTCGTTATTTTATTGGTTTGAGGAATACTCGTGATTGTCATGATTGTCGTAtatcattaattattttgtgaatAATGATTGTTGAAGATTTCTGATAAAATGTGGTAAAAGTATTTTATTGTAGTAATTATTCGAGATTTTACGGTACACTTATTGGAGATTTTACGGGGTAAAAaagatgggtggggctgctgctATGTTGCAACTGACTGTACACAATCAATACTACTAGTACTCCAGAAGCCACTAGCCAAGCCGGTACTAAGCTAGCTCTCTGAATGCAAGGtacatatattattatagcagaCAAGCTAGAGTAGCCTTGCTATAGGTGACATGGCCATAAACTATAAACTACTCATCAGTCTAATgtttattatattatattgaggcattgtgtgcagtgtgttaGTTAATTGGACTAATGTGGATCAATGGTTGAAGCTAATGTAACTGAGTTATTTATCAGGTCGCAGTGCTCAGTACAGTGCAGGGCCTGTAGGCCCACCCCCCAAGCCTCCCCCCAGGAGAGTCGGAGGTTCATCCCCTCATCATTCTCCCAGGAAAGGAGAGG contains these protein-coding regions:
- the LOC135351442 gene encoding DNA excision repair protein ERCC-6-like isoform X1; translation: MATPGQEKVDHGVKIDSNLIPTVSGDDDLSGLGVSVYNQEDFEAAVLRQIDTEVQRRNADQAKAFLVKQYNNVQSELRTVQAELKTISKGIAVLLSQPLSHVVLKLRELRASQEVKRKQISSLQAREQTFLRKLSGKEDPLSSIDVVSTLGQTTEAISSERQRLIETGQITPFDTLTSSSLQPSQSTISSIDNSPTIQPSTTTNSRLDAITPDSLTGPSSSNTTTWGVKPQRISPTLQLSTASFDGLFSQSTPSANTAKKATGKSRNGKNKAKPSPSLDSRSSSSVSIASGASTPIPADLPGGSYMVNTSSTVPTQTGNEATPFSREDMEEWMPTIQELENFDSEESAESEYYTDDELGGGPPKRKRRLRALSSDDMDSGDDGTKRKKGRGSGRGKRACTDSADQRKHLDDGDEQLYKMRISEVCRVEPCEEDMVFNGGLRIPAVIWRRLYRYQQTGVKWLWELHCQQAGGIVGDEMGLGKTIEMIAFLTGLQVSNLRSHTTRELGLGPCLVVCPATVMHQWVSEFHSWWAPFRVAVLHETGTFSGDRHILVERIVKECGVLVTTYAGIRIYQDLLLKHKWDYLVLDEGHKIRNPDAEITLACKQFPTPHRIILSGSPMQNNLRELWSLFDFVFPGKLGTLPVFLEQFSVPIIMGGYVNATEVQVQTAYRCACVLRDTINPYLLRRMKADVKIQLPDKNEQVLFCHLTDYQHEVYSDYLKGSEVERALSGRKQVFSALTTLRKLCNHPDLVTNDYSEQVTLSGGNKKKKKASQIADTPKANIKKLLPAPSKSGEDVYGYYKRSGKMIVIHSLLRLWQGQGHRVLLFSQSKLMLDILESFVCTEGYTHVRMDGGTPVAARQPLVNRFNQDSSIFVFLLTTRVGGLGVNLTGANRVILYDPDWNPSTDTQARERAWRIGQTRHVTVYRLLTSGTIEEKIYHRQIFKQFLTNRVLKDPRQRRFFKTNDIYDLFTLDSTAKDGTTETSALFAGTGSEVTPKKSRKRSERKSSKKVKKRKTSVSRKRSSCSAKDLTTSPAILQTASGVSTGEVMDISGSGLDGGSVAVDEPHVLTAPDDDVVVVKRKKRKHKSRRGVVDGCEVEGLEHTCVYQPGSGDEGSNQKQDDFILKKLFKKTGVHSAMQHDVIMNSADPDYMLVEAEASKVAKSAVKAMKASRRQCHNSIRWGRPTWTGSSGVAGAPGLRFGDGSGAVGTQAKKTHFDGEEAGTSVSQPSLKGSLQTSSSLLLAKMRSRNANTAITDNRSDVNREVQASGLHGGQHSDLLQEMRDFIATQCKVDGQASTAEILAQFSSRLPQGDTALFRSLLREICDFSRHLGDGLWSLKPEFR
- the LOC135351442 gene encoding DNA excision repair protein ERCC-6-like isoform X2; this translates as MATPGQEKVDHGVKIDSNLIPTVSGDDDLSGLGVSVYNQEDFEAAVLRQIDTEVQRRNADQAKAFLVKQYNNVQSELRTVQAELKTISKGIAVLLSQPLSHVVLKLRELRASQEVKRKQISSLQAREQTFLRKLSGKEDPLSSIDVVSTLGQTTEAISSERQRLIETGQITPFDTLTSSSLQPSQSTISSIDNSPTIQPSTTTNSRLDAITPDSLTGPSSSNTTTWGVKPQRISPTLQLSTASFDGLFSQSTPSANTAKKATGKSRNGKNKAKPSPSLDSRSSSSVSIASGASTPIPADLPGGSYMVNTSSTVPTQTGNEATPFSREDMEEWMPTIQELENFDSEESAESEYYTDDELGGGPPKRKRRLRALSSDDMDSGDDGTKRKKGRGSGRGKRACTDSADQRKHLDDGDEQLYKMRISEVCRVEPCEEDMVFNGGLRIPAVIWRRLYRYQQTGVKWLWELHCQQAGGIVGDEMGLGKTIEMIAFLTGLQVSNLRSHTTRELGLGPCLVVCPATVMHQWVSEFHSWWAPFRVAVLHETGTFSGDRHILVERIVKECGVLVTTYAGIRIYQDLLLKHKWDYLVLDEGHKIRNPDAEITLACKQFPTPHRIILSGSPMQNNLRELWSLFDFVFPGKLGTLPVFLEQFSVPIIMGGYVNATEVQVQTAYRCACVLRDTINPYLLRRMKADVKIQLPDKNEQVLFCHLTDYQHEVYSDYLKGSEVERALSGRKQVFSALTTLRKLCNHPDLVTNDYSEQVTLSGGNKKKKKASQIADTPKANIKKLLPAPSKSGEDVYGYYKRSGKMIVIHSLLRLWQGQGHRVLLFSQSKLMLDILESFVCTEGYTHVRMDGGTPVAARQPLVNRFNQDSSIFVFLLTTRVGGLGVNLTGANRVILYDPDWNPSTDTQARERAWRIGQTRHVTVYRLLTSGTIEEKIYHRQIFKQFLTNRVLKDPRQRRFFKTNDIYDLFTLDSTAKDGTTETSALFAGTGSEVTPKKSRKRSERKSSKKVKKRKTSVSRKRSSCSAKDLTTSPAILQTASGVSTGEVMDISGSGLDGGSVAVDEPHVLTAPDDDVVVVKRKKRKHKSRRGVVDGCEVEGLEHTCVYQPGSGDEGSNQKQDDFILKKLFKKTGVHSAMQHDVIMNSADPDYMLVEAEASKVAKSAVKAMKASRRQCHNSIRWGRPTWTGSSGVAGAPGLSMSTHVCLWLAQVRGWFWSRGYSS